A section of the Harmonia axyridis chromosome 2, icHarAxyr1.1, whole genome shotgun sequence genome encodes:
- the LOC123672827 gene encoding heparan-alpha-glucosaminide N-acetyltransferase-like → MLLDARNKCLSENSSLSFDEACLDVINTLNETISIYGQYTECHKCNFQNLTTLKPGNTTSLLFNTVYPTELFYRINNNSMEKCRFQKTLYEHYSYGWNITVECDPIYIKEPAENSFLPILTAFIVLFCFGTLWYMVKCIYKNSGRLRRYLNLSNEVENDLGETSGSILIMPKAPTIKKHPNRIKSIDVFRGLCIVVMIFVNYGGGKYWFFSHSIWNGLTLADLVFPWFMWIMGMSLAISLEKKLRHAVPRRLLFFLIVRRSLILILLGIVINSNHNPSTVAELRYPGVLQRLGITYLIIGLIEVAFKKRIEEEQTSRFKDILPFWMPMSLIVVCLVIHTCITFFVNVPGCGEGYLGPGGLDEGGKYLNCTGGVAGYIDRYIFGEHIYKAPIKLYETTQHYDPEGLLGILTSLFIVYMGVQAGRILNIYATVKDKVIRWLVWGAVTLILGLILCGFKENDGLIPVNKKLWSLSFVLILSGLAFFLQTFLFLVVDIYRKWGGRPLFYPGMNSLFLYIGHELFKNTFPFGWKPVISTHGTFLFMNLWGTFLWVAISIFLYKHNIFFSI, encoded by the exons ATGTTATTAGACGCTCGGAATAAATGTTTGTCTGAGAATTCAAGTCTAAGTTTCGATGAAGCTTGCTTGGATGTCATTAATACCCtcaatgaaacaatttcaatttatggtCAGTATACTGAGTGCCACAAGTGTAATTTCCAAAATCTTACAACTCTTAAACCTGGAAATACTACTTCATTACTTTTCAATACTGTTTATCCAACCGAATTATTTTATAGGATAAACAATAATAGTATGGAAAAGTGCAG GTTTCAAAAAACATTGTATGAGCATTATAGTTATGGATGGAATATTACGGTTGAATGTGATCCTATTTATATTAAGGAACCAGCGGAAAATTCGTTTCTCC CAATTCTCACTGCGTTTATTGTCCTATTTTGTTTTGGTACACTGTGGTATATGGTGAAATGTATTTACAAAAATTCTGGAAGACTGAGAAGATATTTGAACCTGAGTAATGAAGTGGAGAAT GATCTCGGTGAAACCTCTGGATCCATTCTGATTATGCCAAAAGCTCCAACAATAAAGAAACATCCTAATAGGATAAAATCAATTGACGTTTTTCGGGGACTATGTATTGTAGTAATGATATTCGTTAACTATGGAGGTGGAAAGTATTGGTTTTTcagtcattctatttggaatggTTTGACTTTAGCTGATCTAGTATTCCCTTG GTTCATGTGGATAATGGGAATGTCGCTGGCCATTTCCCTTGAGAAAAAACTTAGACATGCTGTTCCTAgacgtttattattttttctgattgtGAGAAGatctttaattttgattttgctgGGTATCGTCATAAATTCTAATCATAATCCGTCGACAGTTGCTGAATTACGTTATCCAGGAGTTTTGCAGCGTTTAGGAATCACATACCTTATCATTGGCTTGATTGAAGTCGCATTCAAAAAGAGAATTGAGGAAGAA cAAACATCCCGGTTCAAAGATATCTTACCATTTTGGATGCCTATGTCCCTGATTGTTGTATGCCTTGTGATACATACATGCATCACTTTCTTCGTAAATGTGCCAGGTTGTGGTGAAGGCTATCTCGGACCTGGAGGATTAGATGAGGGTGGTAAATATTTGAATTGTACAGGTGGAGTAGCTGGCTACATTGATAGATACATCTTTGGTGAACACATATATAAAGCACCGATTAAACTCTATGAAACAACGCAGCACTATGATCCTGAAG GACTTTTAGGAATTCTAACTTCCTTATTCATTGTGTATATGGGTGTACAAGCTGGacgaattttgaatatttacgCAACAGTCAAGGATAAAGTTATTAGATGGCTTGTTTGGGGAGCTGTTACG cTCATACTTGGTCTTATTCTTTGTGGTTTTAAAGAAAATGACGGGCTGATTCCAGTAAACAAAAAACTATGGTCTCTTTCCTTTGTACTCATCCTTTCCGGACTAGCGtttttcctgcaaacatttttatttttggttgTAGATATCTACAGAAAATGGGGCGGCAGGCCTCTGTTTTACCCAGGAATGAACTCTCTATTTTTATATATTGGCCATGAACTTTTTAAAAATACTTTCCCATTTGGGTGGAAACCTGTAATTTCTACCCATGGTACATTTTTATTCATGAATTTATGGGGCACCTTCCTATGGGTAGCCATATCTATCTTTCTATATAAACATAACATATTCTTTTCTATTTAG